From the Carya illinoinensis cultivar Pawnee chromosome 4, C.illinoinensisPawnee_v1, whole genome shotgun sequence genome, one window contains:
- the LOC122306434 gene encoding protein SIEVE ELEMENT OCCLUSION B-like encodes MTTYTTMLMSQIERGPSQSNNDKKMKMYDDLYDLMEKYEKMARVISPFSQEKESVVKMKRYKIIEEDIEKLLDHLVFKLEFNGTEIGTQGLEKLEGQMWMADHSSQLWTLEQLSLELAQDGEIELKTTLISILSKLSGYSWAAKAPVLTFAAFALNYGDFWDLSQVHSLDRLANSVGITKPVTATLNRPDIRNCKKAIGELSNMIKDTLEVIECIVELEKLCQSKDTYGDLLAFKSGVDIISVHVYWAITTVIACTIQMYCLSKDEDKILELLPLSKKMNVTLNLLKMQIEECHQQIGEVKAYWRMKETPVTPTKMVEAFKALILSEENLQQLIDGSTNKMVSCN; translated from the exons ATGACGACCTATACGACCATGCTGATGTCCCAAATTGAACGGGGACCATCCCAAAGCAACAATGATAAGAAAATGAAGATGTATGACGACTTGTATGACCTCATGGAAAAATATGAGAAGATGGCAAG gGTCATTTCACCCTTCTCGCAGGAGAAAGAGAGCGTAGTGAAAATGAAACGGTACAAGATCATAGAAGAAGACATTGAGAAACTTCTTGATCATCTTGTATTCAAGCTTGAGTTCAACGGTACAgaaatt GGTACTCAAGGCCTGGAGAAACTGGAGGGTCAGATGTGGATGGCCGACCACAGTTCACAATTGTGGACACTGGAGCAACTTTCCTTGGAG CTGGCTCAAGACGGGGAAATCGAACTCAAAACAACATTAATATCAATACTTAGCAAGCTCTCTGGCTATTCTTGGGCAGCAAAGGCGCCAGTGCTGACGTTTGCGGCATTTGCTTTGAACTATGGAGATTTCTGGGATCTTTCACAGGTGCACTCATTGGACAGACTCGCCAACTCAGTGGGAATCACAAAGCCTGTAACTGCCACCTTAAATCGCCCAGACATTCGAAACTGCAAGAAAGCAATTGGGGAGCTTAGCAATATGATCAAGGACACGCTGGAAGTAATCGAATGCATTGTTGAGTTGGAAAAACTATGTCAGTCAAAGGATACCTATGGCGATTTACTTGCCTTCAAGAGTGGCGTAGACATTATCTCAGTGCATGTCTATTGGGCAATCACAACTGTTATAGCATGCACAATTCAAATGTACTGTCTTAGTAAAGATGA GGACAAGATACTGGAACTATTGCCCTTGTCTAAGAAGATGAACGTCACTCTTAACCTGCTAAAGATGCAAATAGAAGAATGCCATCAACAAATAG GGGAAGTGAAGGCATATTGGCGAATGAAGGAAACTCCGGTAACACCTACAAAAATGGTTGAGGCTTTCAAGGCGCTGATTTTATCCGAGGAGAATCTGCAGCAGCTTATTGATGGCTCCACAAACAAAATGGTTAGCTGTAATTAG